ATCCTGGCCCTGCACGAGTTCCCCTGGGACCTCCAGCAGGCCCTGAGCTTCGCCCTGTTCCGCACCTACGCGGTGCCGTCGATCGGCCGGCTGCTGTACGACACCGGCCAGTTCACGACCGACACCCAGAAGCGGCACGACGACACCGTCCTGGTGCTCGAGTCGGTGCTCGACCACGGCACCGAGTCGGCGGACGGTCGGGCGGCGATCCGCCGCATGAACCAGATGCACGGCAGCTACGACATCAGCAACGACGACATGCGCTACGTGCTCGCCACGTTCGTGGTGATGCCGGTGCGGTGGATCGCCGACCACGGCTACCGACCGCTCACGGCGACCGAGATCGACGCCACCACCCGCTACTACGCCCGACTGGGTGCCCTCATGGGCATCAAGGACCTGCCGGAGGACTACGTGGGGTTCTCCGACCTGCTCGACGCCTACGAGGCCGAGCACTTCGTCTATGACCCCAAGAGCCGCGCCGTGGCCGACTCGACGCTCGAGCTGCTCGTGTCGTTCTACCCCAGGCCGCTGCGCGGTGCCGTCGAGCTGTTCAGCCGCAGCCTCATGGACCAGCCGCTGCTCGACGCGTTCGGGTACGAGCGGCCGCCCGGCTGGGCGGTCTCGGCCTCGCGGCGGGCCCTGCGCCTGCGGGCGGCGTTCGTCCGCCGCCTCCCGCCGCGGCTGACCCCCACCTACGCACGGGATCTCGCGCGGGTGCGGTCGTACCCCAACGGCTACCTGGTGGAGCGGCTCGGCACCTTCCCGTCGACGATGCC
The Aeromicrobium marinum DSM 15272 genome window above contains:
- a CDS encoding oxygenase MpaB family protein yields the protein MIRISSWRSRRRDHWQREVDRLDPATDHGRIAQILALHEFPWDLQQALSFALFRTYAVPSIGRLLYDTGQFTTDTQKRHDDTVLVLESVLDHGTESADGRAAIRRMNQMHGSYDISNDDMRYVLATFVVMPVRWIADHGYRPLTATEIDATTRYYARLGALMGIKDLPEDYVGFSDLLDAYEAEHFVYDPKSRAVADSTLELLVSFYPRPLRGAVELFSRSLMDQPLLDAFGYERPPGWAVSASRRALRLRAAFVRRLPPRLTPTYARDLARVRSYPNGYLVERLGTFPSTMPDLDDERVA